In Oculatellaceae cyanobacterium, the following proteins share a genomic window:
- a CDS encoding DUF3531 family protein codes for MQVQFREYNSFDLWIWIEFNNVPSHREKQYVEEVFDSWFFLGKLGAFNAENIQVQEVGMELSYMEYDAEMADNSLVALMHNMADFEYEKNWGRCWFDLGTSDAIALDILINALKQLSKEYVDIKQLIIGGDNEDWQIDPSRRQAAFYEQEFDN; via the coding sequence ATGCAAGTACAGTTTCGCGAGTATAACTCTTTTGATTTGTGGATTTGGATTGAGTTCAATAATGTTCCTTCTCACAGAGAGAAACAATATGTTGAAGAAGTTTTTGATTCCTGGTTTTTTCTAGGAAAACTGGGGGCATTTAATGCTGAAAATATTCAAGTTCAGGAAGTGGGAATGGAACTAAGTTATATGGAGTATGACGCAGAAATGGCTGATAACAGCCTGGTGGCGTTGATGCACAATATGGCTGATTTTGAGTATGAAAAAAACTGGGGTCGCTGCTGGTTTGATTTAGGAACCAGTGATGCGATCGCTCTTGATATCTTAATCAATGCTCTGAAACAATTGAGTAAAGAATATGTTGATATTAAGCAATTAATTATTGGTGGTGACAATGAAGATTGGCAAATAGATCCTAGTCGCCGTCAGGCTGCTTTCTACGAACAAGAGTTTGACAATTAA
- the rsmG gene encoding 16S rRNA (guanine(527)-N(7))-methyltransferase RsmG: MNTISDSQNSIPEILEIWQQTLNWQPNQLQQQQFQHLYELILAANKYLNLTRITTPEDFWEKHLWDSLKGIAQFLNTSTTSPLRAIDIGTGGGFPGIPIAIALLHCHVTLLDSTRKKIAFIETIIPQLNLNNITALTGRAEEIGQQTQHRQAYDLALIRAVAPASVCAEYALPLLKENGLAILYRGQWTEEETEALQLAIKNLGGVIESIEAFTTPISNSQRTCLYLKKIATTPANFPRPVGIPTQKPL, from the coding sequence GTGAATACAATTTCCGATTCCCAAAACTCCATCCCTGAGATCTTAGAAATTTGGCAGCAAACCTTAAACTGGCAACCAAATCAACTTCAACAGCAGCAATTCCAGCACCTTTACGAACTAATTTTAGCCGCTAACAAATATCTCAACCTAACGCGCATCACCACACCAGAAGACTTTTGGGAAAAGCACTTATGGGATTCATTAAAAGGAATCGCTCAATTCCTTAACACCTCCACCACCTCACCATTACGTGCGATTGATATTGGTACAGGAGGAGGTTTCCCAGGAATACCAATTGCGATCGCACTCTTACACTGCCACGTTACATTACTAGATTCTACTCGTAAAAAAATTGCTTTTATTGAAACTATTATCCCGCAATTAAATTTAAATAATATCACGGCATTAACAGGTAGAGCAGAAGAAATAGGACAACAAACACAGCATCGCCAAGCTTACGATTTAGCTTTAATTCGAGCCGTCGCCCCTGCATCAGTTTGTGCAGAATATGCCTTACCTTTACTTAAAGAAAATGGTTTAGCAATTTTATATCGCGGACAATGGACTGAAGAAGAAACAGAAGCACTACAACTAGCAATTAAAAACTTGGGTGGTGTAATTGAATCAATAGAGGCATTTACTACCCCAATTAGTAATAGTCAACGTACTTGTTTGTACTTAAAGAAAATAGCAACAACACCTGCTAATTTTCCTCGCCCTGTTGGCATACCTACTCAAAAACCACTCTAG
- a CDS encoding Sll0314/Alr1548 family TPR repeat-containing protein — MKDWLSAPLRVIPAIATFTALSLWVTPTFAKDIFRTTNTRNIGDNTEAAFKALFKEGNYPEARRYLKLAESTDSNEPLAYAIQASFAFKDQDWNAFKYYSSKTMQLAQQINRIDPVRGNLYTAVGYFLEGTYSFKQENSLAALTKLQQVFQYLDEAKKIAPNDPEVNLLKGYMDLILAVNLPFSDPNQGIESLEKYASPGYLANRGIAVGYRDLKQYNKALDHVNKALQQAPNNPELFYLKAQILAFQGKIQKNTASFKEANNNFQAALSKSNQLPKWIVSQIFYEQCKNQMRIDLKERDCYAYKKQIDNGSGTWGPAKLPQYN, encoded by the coding sequence ATGAAAGATTGGTTGTCTGCGCCTCTGCGGGTGATTCCTGCGATCGCAACATTTACTGCACTTAGCCTTTGGGTAACTCCAACTTTTGCCAAAGACATATTTCGTACTACTAATACTCGCAATATTGGAGACAATACAGAAGCAGCTTTTAAAGCACTGTTTAAGGAAGGTAACTATCCTGAAGCCAGACGTTATCTCAAACTGGCTGAATCTACTGACAGCAATGAGCCTTTAGCTTATGCCATCCAAGCATCTTTTGCTTTTAAAGACCAAGACTGGAACGCCTTTAAATATTACTCCTCCAAAACGATGCAATTAGCGCAACAGATCAACCGTATTGATCCTGTGCGTGGGAATCTTTACACGGCTGTTGGTTACTTTTTAGAAGGTACTTACAGCTTTAAGCAAGAAAACTCTTTGGCAGCTTTAACAAAACTACAACAAGTTTTTCAGTATTTGGATGAAGCTAAAAAAATTGCTCCTAACGATCCAGAAGTAAATTTACTTAAGGGATATATGGATTTAATCTTAGCTGTAAATCTGCCGTTTTCTGATCCTAATCAAGGAATTGAAAGTTTAGAAAAATATGCCAGTCCAGGGTATTTAGCTAATCGTGGCATTGCTGTTGGTTATCGGGATTTGAAGCAGTACAATAAGGCACTTGATCATGTAAATAAGGCATTACAACAAGCACCTAATAATCCAGAATTATTTTATTTAAAAGCACAAATCTTAGCATTTCAGGGAAAGATTCAAAAAAATACTGCTTCGTTTAAGGAAGCTAATAATAATTTCCAAGCTGCTTTGAGTAAATCAAATCAACTGCCAAAATGGATTGTTTCACAAATATTCTATGAGCAATGCAAGAATCAAATGCGGATTGATCTTAAAGAGCGTGACTGCTATGCTTACAAAAAACAGATTGATAATGGATCTGGTACATGGGGGCCAGCTAAATTACCGCAATACAATTAA
- a CDS encoding energy-coupling factor ABC transporter ATP-binding protein, translating into MLYLKNLIYHPPATPTAILKSINLELAPQQLGLVIGPSGSGKSTFLEIMAGLAEKTSGGLLWRDQELTPDHLQQLCGLVFQFPERHFCGNTILEELRLGHPELGSTKIKEALEEVGLAHLSLQTSPQSLSGGQQRRLALAVQLIRQPHILLLDEPTAGLDWSMRRQLVNLLAKLKTHWTLLVVTHDASDLLPIADRGWTINHGEMQSVDPKSLVIKDNQTQAVTP; encoded by the coding sequence ATGCTCTATCTCAAAAATCTAATTTACCACCCCCCAGCTACCCCAACAGCTATCCTCAAATCTATCAACCTAGAACTTGCCCCCCAGCAGTTAGGGCTGGTTATCGGCCCCAGTGGGTCTGGGAAAAGCACATTTTTAGAGATTATGGCGGGACTGGCAGAAAAAACATCCGGCGGTCTCTTGTGGCGAGACCAAGAACTTACACCAGATCATTTACAACAACTTTGCGGTTTAGTATTCCAGTTTCCAGAACGACATTTTTGTGGCAACACAATTTTAGAGGAACTGAGACTAGGACACCCAGAGTTAGGATCGACCAAAATAAAAGAAGCACTTGAAGAAGTCGGGCTTGCCCATCTCTCCCTACAAACCTCGCCTCAATCCCTTAGTGGCGGTCAACAACGGCGACTTGCTTTAGCAGTACAGTTAATTCGACAACCCCATATTCTGCTATTAGACGAACCAACAGCAGGATTAGATTGGTCAATGCGACGGCAACTGGTGAATCTGTTAGCTAAACTCAAAACACATTGGACACTTTTAGTTGTAACTCATGATGCCAGTGATTTATTGCCAATTGCCGATCGCGGTTGGACAATCAATCATGGTGAAATGCAATCAGTTGATCCAAAATCACTTGTAATTAAAGATAATCAAACCCAAGCCGTTACTCCATAA